A genomic window from Tolypothrix sp. PCC 7910 includes:
- a CDS encoding type II toxin-antitoxin system RelE/ParE family toxin: MKELRFTTDNGVWRAAFAFDPQRQAIVLVAGDKSGTSEKRFYKQLIKKADERFDNHLIQLQEEEQ; the protein is encoded by the coding sequence ATGAAAGAGTTGCGATTTACAACAGATAATGGTGTGTGGCGAGCGGCCTTTGCCTTCGATCCGCAGCGTCAAGCCATTGTACTGGTCGCTGGCGATAAATCTGGGACGAGTGAAAAACGATTTTACAAGCAACTGATCAAAAAGGCCGATGAACGCTTTGACAATCATTTGATCCAGTTACAAGAGGAAGAACAATGA
- a CDS encoding XRE family transcriptional regulator, giving the protein MPDDRKERIQTQAKELEVEYLTLQELRKAAGLTQAEISRNLEMPQSNVSRLERESDMLLSTLQNYITAMGGSLIITVEFPNKPPVRLNMLSDLVDS; this is encoded by the coding sequence TTGCCAGACGACCGTAAGGAGCGCATACAGACGCAGGCGAAAGAATTAGAAGTAGAATATCTCACCTTGCAGGAACTACGAAAAGCTGCAGGACTAACACAAGCAGAAATTTCCAGAAACTTGGAAATGCCACAGTCGAACGTGTCACGTTTGGAAAGAGAATCGGATATGTTACTTTCCACTCTCCAAAACTACATTACCGCGATGGGTGGTAGCCTCATTATTACCGTTGAGTTTCCAAATAAGCCACCTGTTCGCCTCAATATGCTAAGTGACCTTGTAGACAGCTAA
- a CDS encoding amino acid ABC transporter ATP-binding protein, translated as MNNSTPTIIFENLEKSFGSLKVLKGISGEINRGEVVAVIGSSGCGKSTLLRCFNRLESINHGRLIVNGIDLSHPEINYGQLRELRTQVGMVFQQFNLFPHLSVLENLTLSPRKVLGKTPKESAQLAGLYLEKVGLFDKASAYPEQLSGGQKQRVAIARSLCMNPQIMLFDEPTSALDPELVGEVLQVMQQLAAEGMTMVVVTHEMQFAREVAHRVIFLDQGLVVEEGVAHEVLTHPQSDRLRTFLSRLNAGKL; from the coding sequence ATGAACAATTCCACCCCCACGATTATTTTTGAAAATCTCGAAAAAAGCTTTGGTTCTCTGAAAGTCCTCAAAGGTATCTCAGGCGAAATTAACCGGGGAGAAGTGGTTGCTGTGATTGGTTCTTCTGGCTGTGGTAAAAGCACTTTACTACGATGTTTCAATCGTTTAGAAAGTATAAATCATGGGCGTTTAATAGTTAACGGTATCGACTTATCCCACCCTGAAATTAACTATGGTCAATTGCGAGAACTCAGAACCCAAGTAGGGATGGTTTTCCAGCAATTTAATCTATTTCCTCATCTCAGTGTACTGGAGAATTTGACACTCTCCCCCCGCAAAGTTTTAGGGAAAACACCCAAAGAAAGTGCCCAATTAGCAGGACTGTATCTTGAAAAAGTCGGTCTTTTTGATAAAGCATCTGCCTATCCTGAGCAACTTTCTGGGGGACAAAAACAACGAGTAGCGATCGCCCGTAGTTTATGTATGAATCCTCAGATTATGCTATTTGATGAACCTACCAGTGCTTTAGATCCAGAATTGGTAGGGGAAGTTTTGCAAGTCATGCAACAATTAGCCGCAGAAGGCATGACAATGGTGGTTGTTACCCATGAAATGCAATTTGCTCGGGAAGTAGCCCATCGGGTGATATTTTTAGACCAAGGACTGGTGGTAGAAGAAGGTGTGGCGCATGAAGTTTTGACTCATCCCCAAAGCGATCGCCTGCGTACTTTCCTCAGCCGCCTCAATGCTGGTAAGTTGTAA